From Sphingobium sp. B2D3C:
AAGCCGGACCCCGCCGCGATTTCCGGCGGCACCTATACCGCCGATCCCGGCCACACGCTGGTGAAGTGGGAGGTCGATCATCTGGGCTTCACGCCCTATTTCGGCATTTTCGGGGACATCACCGGCACGCTCCAGCTCGACCCCAAAAACCCTTCGGCGGCCAAGGTGGATGTGACCATTCCCGTCTCCAAGGTCACCACTGCCAGCGCGGGCCTGACGGCTCACTTGCTGCGCGCCGGCAAGGACGGCAAGGCTGCCGACTTCTTCGGCCCGACGCCCGCCGACGCCCGCTTCGTCTCGACCAGCGTCGTCGTGGACGGTCAGGCTGCCAAGATCACCGGCAACTTCACGCTGAACGGCGTGACCAAGCCGGTCACGCTCGACGCGCGCTTCTATGGTGCCGGCATGGGCATGGGCAACAAGGAGAATGTCGGCTTCACCGCCACCGGCTCGATCAAGCGGAGCGACTTTGGCATTGCTTACGGCCTGCCGATGGTGGGTGACGAGGTTAAGCTCGAGATCGTCGCCGGCTTCACCAAGTAAGCGCTGAGACTATCCGGCCGGTGACGCGATCACCGGCCGGTCACAGCCGATGCGCTGGAGATAGGCGCGGCGCGCCACGATCCCGTCATAACCCTTGAAGATCGGCGAGAGCGGATAGACGCCGAGCGGCTGGAACTGCCGAAAATCCATCACCGCCACATCATAGCGTGCGCACAGGGCCGCCAGATCGGCGCCCTTCAGCATTTGCAGCGCCATCACTGCCGGCTTGCCGGGCGCGCCATCTGCACCGAAGCGCACAAGGTCGGTCATGAAATAGCCACCGCGAATATCGACCAGCACCACATCGGCATCGGACGCGCGAATGGCCGCCATGGTCTTGGCATAGCCCCGCACATAGCGCTCCGTATCGCGCGCCTGCCATAGCGTGCCCAGCAGCGCGAACAGAGCACCGGCCACCAGCAGCACCCGGCCATGGCGCGCATCGCGCGGCACGACAGCGCGCCAGCCCAGCCCGGCGAGGAGGCAGAGCGCACCGATCTGCCCGTGCATGTATCGGAAGCCCCAGCCATAGCCCTGATAGAGCGCCAGCCCCAGCCCGGCGACCACGCCCAGCAGCAGCGGTACAGTCACCGGCACGTCACGCCACACACTCCGCCAGCGCACGCCGAACACTGCCAAGCCGGCGAGCGGCAGGAGCAGCAGATTGTTCCAGGCCATCAGCCGCGAAATGTTCAGCAGCGGCTGGAGATTATCGAGCCGACCGAAGAGGCTGATCAGCTTGTCGACGATGCTGTTGGTGCGGTGGACATCGCTTGGCGGTGCCGGGCCGACCAGCTCGGCCAGCGCCATCGGCCAGAGCCGGGCCCAGATCACCATCAGAGCGAGCGCGACACAGATATGGAACAGCGCCGGACGCCAGCGGCGATTGGCCGCCATCCACAGGATGAACGGCGCGATAAACAGCAGCGGGAAGTGCCACTGATGCAGCCCCGCGGCCAGAACTGCGACCAATGCCGCCAGTCCATGCCCCAGCGCCCCGCCACGCAACACCAGCGCCAGCCAGATCATGTTGAACGCGAAATGGCTCGTCATCGCATAAGGCGTCATGGCGGTGACGAGCAATTGCGCGGAGGTGAGCGCCATAACCATCGTCACCAGCGCAGCATCGCGCCGATCCGGGTTGAGGTGCCGCGTGATATGCCAGAGCGCGACGAGGCCCGCGCCGAGGGTCAGCGGGGCGGCGAGATCAGCCAGCCCGACCCGCTGAAACAGGCTGCGGATTGCGGCATGGACCGGCAGATAGATCGAGGTCCAATGCGTATCCGAACCGTAGGGACTGTAGAATTCCGGCTGCATCGCATGGCGGACGGCGTTCCAGGCTTCGGGAATCGGCCAGCCGATCATGCCATGGGCGAGCGCGCCCGCCGTCAGCTCGACCATCACCTCATCGCGCGAAACGCTGTAGCCATGGAAGACCCAGGTTCGCCCTAGCCAGGCGAGCAGGACAATGATGAGGATGCCGACGGGAACCAGCGCCCTCCCGGCGAAGGTGCCGCCACTTGCGTGCTGGTCAGCCAGCCGACCGCCCCGCGCCCGGAGGCCGACGATAAAACCCGCGACCAAAAGGCCAAACGCCTGCGCGTCCAGCATCCACATATCCTGCCGGGCGAACAGATATTCGGAAATGGTCCGGCCATACTGGCCGCGCAAATGCCACATCCAGGTGCCCCAGCTGAGCGCGAGGGACAGCAGTCCGCCCGCCACCAGCGCCGTTGCGAGAGCCAGCGGGCGCCCGTGCGCCGGATCAGACGATCGGGACATTGCCCTCACGCGCCAGATCTGCGCGAATGAACAGGCCGTCCATTTCCACCAGCAGCGGGAAATGGCCCTTGTTGTTGGCGAACACCGCATTGGGCACGAAGCCACCGCGCTCCAGAAGCGCGATCATCGTGCGATAGTCGGTCGCGCCATCGTAGAGCGGGCGCACCGACAATTCGGTCTGCGCGGCGGTGATGCGCGCGGCGACCGCGCTGGCCCCGGACCAGACCTGCGCGTCATGCCCCTGCGTATCCATCTTGAGCAGAATCGCCTTAGCATCGCGCGCCGGCTCCAGATCGGGCAGCAGCGTATCGAGCCGGGCGCAGGGCACATGCACGGTGCGCGTGACCTTATTGCGCTCGGCGAAAATCTGCTCAAGGCCATCCTGAGGGGCATTGAGCGAGCTGAACTGGTCGGCCGCCATCAGGTGGAAGGTCGCCTCGCCATCCCGATCCGACAGGGCGATATTGTGGACGTGCCACCGTGCATCCTTGCCGGCGATCTCCACCAGCTTCGCGCAAACCTCGGGGTGCGGCTCGAACGAGAGGATCGTGCCGCGAAAGCCGACATCCTTGCGCAACATGGTGGCATATTGCCCGGCATTGGCGCCGACATCGATCACGCAATCGATGCCGAAATGCGCAATGAGCCGGCGCAGCGAGACGATCTCGCCATATTGATGCTGGCGGCCGACAAGGCCCAGCCGCACGGCCAGCCAGCGGTCGCGCAGTTCGCGGCGGTAGCGGCGCAGGTCGATCATGCCGCGCTCTCCGCGGTCGAGCGGCCGGTTCTGGCCGCGAAGCGCTCACGCGCGATCTGGTAGGCCTCTTGCGTCTGCGCGGCGGCGACATCCCATCCGGTCATCACCTGACCATGAGCGCGCGCGGCCTCGCCCGCTTCCTGCCGACGGCGCGCATCGACGATGAGCTGGCGCAGGGCCACGGCCAGCGCCGGGGCATTGCCCGCCGGAAAGCGCGTCGCCACGGCATCGGGAAGATCGCCGAACATGCCGGCATCGCTGGTCACCATGGCGGCGCCATAGCGCAGCGCGGAGAGGAAGGCACCGCTCGAATCGATCTCGCGATAGGGAAAAGCCAGAATGTCCGCCGCACGCAGATGCGCATCGAGCCGATGCTCGGTGAGGAAGCCGAGATCGGTCACCAGCCGCTCGCTAAAGCCGCCGCCATGAATGGCCTGCAGAAACGCCTCGACCGGCATGAACGGCTTGCCGGCAATCGCCAGCTCGAAGACGAGCCCGTCCCGCCAGAGATCGAGACAGGCCTGCACCAGCAAATCCAGCCCCTTATAGGGTCGAATCGTGCCGAAGAAGAGGATCCGCGGCACGGTTCCGCGCGGGACGGCAGCAAGGTCTTCCGCCGTCGCCTCCCGCAAGGTCATCGGCGGATGCGGCACCAGCGCGATGTCGGCAGGGTCGATCCCCTGCTTGAGCAGCGTCTCGCGCGTCTGATCGCCATGGACGATCAGCAGATCGAACTGCCGCAGCAACGCCTCATAGCCGCGCCCCTGCACGCCCGAGCGATCCTCGCCATGAAACGGGCGCGCATTGTGGACGGTGTGGACCAGCGCTGTCCGCCCCGCCAGCCGATCGAGCAGGATCTTGTCCACCATGGCGAGCGGCAGCCACTGGAAATGGGCCACATCGCCTGCCAGGGAGCCGAGGCGGCGGAGCCGGGCATCCAGCGCATAATCGGCGGCCTTGGCGATCTGCCCGGCCCGGCCATCGCCCAGCACCGGCCGCAGCCGCTCGCCGATGCGGAAGAAGCGGGGCTCATAGCGGTAGCGCTTGGGCACGATGGCATCGGTTTCGCGCATTGGCCGACCGATCAGCGTTACGTCATTGCCGCGCGCGGCCAACGCCTCGCACAGCCCATCATCATAGCGCGGCGTGAACAGCGAGGGATCGATCATCGAAATCTTCACACGCTGCCCCTTGCCTGCGCCTCTGCGCCCCGCGCTCCTGTCAGATGCATCAGCATACGCCCATGAACCAGCCCCAGCGAAACATGAACAGCGGCGTAGAGAGCCAGAAACCCGGCGGAGAGAGTCCAGCCGAGGCTCTCATGCATGGGCAAGGCGAGCGGAACCGCCAGCACACTGCCGAGCAAAAGCAGCATCGAAGGCCGCAGCAAGGCCGCGAACCGCCCAAGTCCCCACTGCAGATAGACCGAGACGCAAATGAGGCTGAGGCCAAAAAGCAGCGCAATCATCATCGCAATTTCAGAATATTGCAGGTCGAGATTGCCATCGAATATGATGTGGGCGACCAGCTTTCCCGCGATCAGCAGTCCTATGCTGCCTGCCATCGTGGCACCCAGCGACCAGCCAAGGCAGCGCAGGACAGCGCGCCGCACGCCGGCCCCATCGCCCTGATAGGCCGCACGGGTCAGGCCGGGCAGAACCGTCTCCGCAAGCGCGCGAATGACGGCGGACAGCGAGCGGGACAGCTTGAACACCAGATCGAAGAGCAGCAGCGGCCGTGGGTCCGGCGTCACCGCGACGATGGTGAAATAGGGCGCATTATAGGCGCCGACATCACACAGGGTGAGAATGCCGGTCCGGCCGAAATCGGAGAGATAATGCGCGCGCACCGCCGCCAGCCCCGGCCCCAGCACAATCCAGTCGCGCCGCCGCATCGCCAATGTCGCGTGGAAGGTCGCAAGCCCGGCGCACAGCACCCCGAGCGCGACGACCAGTTGAATGAGCACCGACGCAAGGATCGGCAGCGGCCCGAGCGCGGCCAGTAGCAGCGCGAGGCCCGAGATACGGCGGATGCTGTCGAGCGCTTCCCACCAGAGATTGTGATCGACCGCCGCCAGCGCCCGCCGCGCCAGCAGGGTGAGCAGATTGAAGGCGGCGACAAGATAGAAGGTGATGAACAGCGCTGGATAGTCGGTCTTGAGCCAGCCCGTCGCGATGGCGCCACCGATCAGCACCGCGCCCAACGCCACGAGGCCGGCAAGAATCCACAGCAAGGCAACCAGCTCGGCAGGGTCGAAAGCGCCCTCCCCACTCACGCGCAAGCGCCGCAACCGCGCATAGGCGATGGCGCTGAGGCCAAGCTCGGCGGACACCGTGAAGTTGGCGAACGCGACCAGCAGCAGAAAGCCGCGAAACTCCTCAAGGGGGAGAATGCGCACGAACACGAAGGTGACGACGAAACCCCACAGCATGGCGAGGGCCACATTGCCCAGCTTCACCAGCCCGAGCAGCCCGGAATGACGCTCAAGACGCCCCGCCAGCGCAATCAGGCCGGCCATCACCCCCGCAGGCTCATCATGCCGGTCGGCGGGCGCGGAACAGCGTGTCGGCCAGCGCCTCCCGCCTCACCGCTTCGGGCGGGCGGGACGCGGCATCGATCAGGTCCACCTCGAACCCGGCCGCGCGGATGCGCTCGGCAAAGTCGCGGCCATATTGGCGGACATGATCCCACTGGCCGAAGCGCCGCTCCCGCTCGCGGCCAGAGAGATCCGGCGGGCCATCCTCGCTGGGGCGATCCCATAGCGGCACGAGCAGCCAGGCCTCGCCGCCGGGCTTGAGCGCGCGCAGCACATTGCGCAGCACCACCGCGTCGTCCGGCACATGCTCCATCACATGGCTGGCATAAATGCGGTCGTAGCGCGACTCCTCGGTCATCGCCATCAGGTCCAGGTGCTGGACGCCGGGGACGGCATAGCGTGAGGGGTCGATATCGGCGGGCACATAATCGCCCGCATGGGCGCGGAACCGCTCAATCAGGCTCGCCTCGCCCGGCGCGCAATGCAGCACCGCGCTCCATGCCGGCAGGGTGATGACACCTTCATCAAGGAGATGATGCATCAGCCGTTCGCGTGGCGATGCGCCGCAATCGAGGCATCCCCACTCCGCTTCATCGCCGTAGCGGAAGAAGCCCACCACATCGCGCCGGCAGGCCGGGCAATGCCGGTCACGCGCTGCGCCGAAGGCTGACCGCACGGCCAGTTCGGCTCTCGAGAGATGCTTACCTGCGGCCTTGCGCACGCGTTGCATGGTGATCATGGCGCGAGCCTATACAATGCTGGACCCCGAAAGCGAGAGGAACCGCACATCTTTGCGTGCACGGCCTCAGTCGCGGGACTTGGCGGGGGTCCATAGCGTGAAGGTCTGCCCGCGCATGGCGAGCAGCACGCCCTTCAAAGTCGCCATATAGGCCAGCAACAGGTCGAATATCGCCGCGAGCGGCCCGCGCCGCGCCATCGCGCCCAGCATCGCCAGCACCAGCCCGGCCGCGACCAGCGCGACCGCTGCAACCGGCGTGATCCGCCAGGCGAGCGCCAGCGCCGCCACAACCGCCAGCCCGATCCACAGGCCCCCGAACCATCGCACGATCTTGCGCGAGCCATATTTGAACCGGTCGAGCCGTCTCATCCGCCGCAATCCCGGCCGCAAATGCCGGTGCGTGTGCCAGCTGCGGGCGGCGATGCGTACCTTGCGGCGGTACTCGTCGGCGCGCTGCGCCACCATCGCCTCACGGGCGATCACGTCCTTTGCCTTGATGAGTCGCCGACCGGCAAAGACAACGGCCATGGAGACGGTGAGATCGTCCAGCACGCTATCGGGGAAATCGGGATACAGCGCGCGCCGGATCGAGAAGATCGATCCGTCCGCCCCCATCACATTGCCGGTGCGCGACTCGATATCCTTGAGATGCTCCTCGAGCCGCCAGTAGAGCGCGCCCACCGACGCCGAAGCGCTGCGATCCGCGCCATCATAATGCAGCGAGCCGAGCACGCCGCCGACCTGCGGATCGGCATAATATGGCAGTAGCGCATCGATAGCGTTTGCGTCGAGCAGCACGTTGGCGTCGGTAAAGACGAGAATCTCGCCCGTGGCCATGGCCGCGAGTTGCTTCATCCCGTGCGCCTTGCCGCTGCGGCCCGGACCGCGCAGCAGGGTCAGGACGTCCTGAGCCTGGCCCAGCAGGTCGCCTGTGCCATCACCGGAGCCATCGTCGAAGGCGAGGATCTGTAAACCCGGATGCCGCGCCTTAAGCGCACGCAGATTCTCGATCTTCGTGGGCAGCGATGCGGCCTCGTTATAAGCGCAGAAGAGCAGCGAGACGGTGGGCGGGGCCGCTGCACCCGCTTGCTGGACCGGCTTGGTCGGCAGCATTCGCAGAATGAGCGGATAGATCAGGAACGGCCAGACCAGCAACACCGCACATAGCACGATGACGAGGGCGAGGATCACATCGACGGGCGTCATCGCATGTGTCCCCTCCGGGCTTCCCTGTTCTCCTGCGAAAGCAGGAGCACAGGGCGCAGCAGATGAACTTTGCCGCCCTGGGCTCCTGCTTTCGCAGGAGCACAACGCCCCTCTGCAAAACGCCCATCCTCAGAATGCATTGTCATGCGCCAGCACCCGCAGCGTCGCGACAATTATCCGCAAGTCCCGCCAGATCGACCAGTTGGTCACATATTCAAGATCGGACTGGAGCCGGTTGATGAGATCCTCATGCCGGTCGGTCGGGCCGCGATGGCCACGCACCTGCGCCAGACCGGTCATGCCCGGTTTGATGCAATGTCGCGCCCAATAGCGCTCATCGACCTCCCAATAGAGGCTCTGCGCCGCCTTCGCCGCCGGGGCATGCGGGCGTGGACCGACGATGCTCATATCGCCTTTCAACACATTGAAAAGCTGCGGCAGTTCATCGATACTCGTGCGCCGCAGAAAGGCGCCGATGCGGGTCACGCGCGGATCGTCCTTTTCGGTGAGCTTGTCCGCCTTGAGGTCGCTCAGCGCCATATGCATGGTGCGGAACTTGAGGATCATGAACGGCCGCGCATCGCGCCCCAGCCGCTGCTGGCGGAAGAACACCGGCCCCGGTCCCGAGAGCTTCACCGCCAGCGCGCCGAAAATGAGGATCGGCGAGAGCGCCAGGATCGCCGGCACGCAAACCGCCAGATCGAACAGGCGCTTCAACAGCCGGTCGCGGAACAGCAAGGGGCCGCCGGCCACCACCAGCGTCGGATGATCGGCAAAGGCGCTCACTTTCGCGGGCACGAACTGGCGCATTTCCGGCACCAGGATTTCCCCCTTGGCGGAGAGGGAAGTGAGCGCGATGCGCCAGTCCGCGATCCGCTCGGCGGGGCACGCGACGACCACGCGCTCGGCGCCGCCGACACCATCGGCGAGGCGCTCGGCCATTTTGGCATCCCGCGCTGTGGGATCGAAGCCTATCGCCTGCGCATCCACCCGCCAGGCATCGCGCGGCGTTTCGATCTCGACCCCATCGACCAGCAGCACCGTGATGTGCGGCACCGTGCCGACCAGCCAGATCGCCAGCCTGTCGATCAGCGGACGCACCGCGATCAGCCCGCCACCAGACAAAGCGAGGCCGACCATGAAGGTGAGACGCGACAATTGCTCGGCGATCTTACCGAGGTAGATGATGAACAGGGTCAACATCACCGCTTGCGCCAGCGACCATACCGCCTTGGCGGCGCTCGCCCGACGATTGCCGATCATCCTTATCCCGTAGACGCCGCCATGCACGGCAATGAGCACGTAGACCGGCACGATCATCGCGGCCATCACCAAGCCATGCGGCTTGCCCGGCTCGCCGATGAGGGACCCCAGTACCAGCAGATTGGCTAAGGCAAAGGCCAGCCCGAGCACCAGCATGTCGAGCATGATGCTCAGCAGATAGAGGCGCAGGCGTGCTGCTTCCTTCGACTGCGCTGGTTTGGCTGCCATGGCCGCGCGCTATGCCCCTGCGCGGGGGCCGTCAACGAGATTGTGCGTGGGCGACGCGGTGGCATCCGTCGCAGTTCCAGCAACATATGTCCCGCGCCGGGGCAGGATTTCGGGATCATCGCTGGAATATCGTGTATGACCCTTTTATGACGGCCACCCCAGAACGCCGCGGAGAGATGATGCAGCATAGCCCCAACAGACCAGCGCCAGCCGTGAACAGGATCCAAAACAACCTGCTTGCGGCGCCGGAGAGACGTCTGCTGAACTGGCTGTGCAGCATCATGCCCCGCTGGGTCACGCCCGATATGCTCACGACGTTGGGCGTGGTGGGCGGGCTTGCCACCTTCGTCGGTTATGCCGGCAGCAGCTTTGGCGACCAATGGCTGTGGCTGGCGATGGCCGGCTATGTGATGCAGTGGTTCGGCGACTCGCTGGATGGCAGCCTCGCCCGCTATCGCCACATTGAGCGGCCATCCTACGGTTACTTCATCGACCATAGCTGCGACGGCATCGTTACCTTGCTCATTCTGGGCGGCATGGGGTTCAGCCCCTATGTCCGGGTGGACGTCGCGATGTTCGCGGTCGTCGGCTATCTGCTGCTCTCCATCCACGCCTATCTCGCGGCTCGGGTGATGGGCGAATTCAAGCTCTCCTATGGCATAGCCGGGCCGACGGAGCTGCGCTTCGTGCTGATCGGCATGACCATCGGCATGATGCTCACCGACCCCACCAAAGCGCCGGCCATCTCGCCATTCGACATGATCGTTGGCGGCGTGGGCGTGATCTTCGTGGTGCTGTTCGTCAGCCAGACGCTCGTTGCGGGCCGTCAACTGTCCCGGTCGGACAACGCCCGGCGCGGCTAAACGGCGCGGCGCCCGACGCAGCCTGCCTTATTCGGCGGCCTCTTCCAGATGACCATGCGACGCAGCCTGCATCGCCACGATGCCGAGCTTTGCGAGCAGCGCGCCATCCCTGTCGTCGCCGGCATTGGGTGTGGTGAGCAACTTGTCTCCGGTGAAGATGCTGTTGGCCCCAGCCATGAAGCAGAGCGCCTGACAGGCCTCGCTCATGCTCTCCCGCCCCGCTGAAAGGCGGACCATCGCCTGCGGCATGGCGAGCCGCGCCACCGCCACAGTGCGGACGAATTCGATCTCATCGATCTTGGCGAGCGGCGTATCGGCGAGCATGTCGCCGAGCACGGTGCCCTTCACGGGGACCAGCGCGTTGATCGGCACGCTCTCCGGATGCGGCATCGTCGCCAGCGCGTGGATGAAGCCGATGCGATCCTCTCGCGTCTCGCCCATGCCCACAATGCCGCCGCAGCAAACGTTGATCCCGGCAGAGCGCACGGCTTCCAGCGTCTCGATCCGGTCGGCAAAGCTGCGCGTCGTGATCACCTCGCCATATTTTTCCGGCGCGGTGTCGATGTTGTGATTGTAATAATCCAGCCCTGCCTCGGCGAGCATCTGCGCCTGACCGGGCGTCAGCATCCCCAGCGTCATGCAAGTTTCCATGCCCATCTCGCGCACGCCCTTTACCATCTCGATGAGGGCGGGCATGTCGCGGTCCTTGGGGTTGCGCCAGGCTGCCCCCATGCAGAAGCGGCCCGAGCCGGCATCCTTGGCCTGCGCGGCGGATTGCAGCACGGCGCGCACGTCCATCAGCTTGGTGGCCTTGAGGCCCGTCTCTGCATGGACGGACTGGTTGCAATAGCCGCAATCCTCAGGGCAGCCGCCGGTCTTGATCGAGAGCAGCGTCGAGAGCTGCACCTCGTTGCGCGGATGATTGGCCCGATGCACGCCCTGCGCCTCATAGAGCAGATCCATGAACGGCAGATCGAACAGCGCGGCGATTTCCTCGCGCGTCCAGTCGGTGCGGGGGGCGGTGGTCACCGGCGCGGCTGCGGATGAAAGCTGTGTCATAGCCTGCCCCTCTGCCTTAGGCCGAGCCGCTTGAAAAGCCACTCTTGCCATTGGCGG
This genomic window contains:
- a CDS encoding YceI family protein codes for the protein MRLIHAALPALLLAGITGGLVAQPGKPDPAAISGGTYTADPGHTLVKWEVDHLGFTPYFGIFGDITGTLQLDPKNPSAAKVDVTIPVSKVTTASAGLTAHLLRAGKDGKAADFFGPTPADARFVSTSVVVDGQAAKITGNFTLNGVTKPVTLDARFYGAGMGMGNKENVGFTATGSIKRSDFGIAYGLPMVGDEVKLEIVAGFTK
- a CDS encoding MFS transporter — protein: MSRSSDPAHGRPLALATALVAGGLLSLALSWGTWMWHLRGQYGRTISEYLFARQDMWMLDAQAFGLLVAGFIVGLRARGGRLADQHASGGTFAGRALVPVGILIIVLLAWLGRTWVFHGYSVSRDEVMVELTAGALAHGMIGWPIPEAWNAVRHAMQPEFYSPYGSDTHWTSIYLPVHAAIRSLFQRVGLADLAAPLTLGAGLVALWHITRHLNPDRRDAALVTMVMALTSAQLLVTAMTPYAMTSHFAFNMIWLALVLRGGALGHGLAALVAVLAAGLHQWHFPLLFIAPFILWMAANRRWRPALFHICVALALMVIWARLWPMALAELVGPAPPSDVHRTNSIVDKLISLFGRLDNLQPLLNISRLMAWNNLLLLPLAGLAVFGVRWRSVWRDVPVTVPLLLGVVAGLGLALYQGYGWGFRYMHGQIGALCLLAGLGWRAVVPRDARHGRVLLVAGALFALLGTLWQARDTERYVRGYAKTMAAIRASDADVVLVDIRGGYFMTDLVRFGADGAPGKPAVMALQMLKGADLAALCARYDVAVMDFRQFQPLGVYPLSPIFKGYDGIVARRAYLQRIGCDRPVIASPAG
- a CDS encoding FkbM family methyltransferase, yielding MRRYRRELRDRWLAVRLGLVGRQHQYGEIVSLRRLIAHFGIDCVIDVGANAGQYATMLRKDVGFRGTILSFEPHPEVCAKLVEIAGKDARWHVHNIALSDRDGEATFHLMAADQFSSLNAPQDGLEQIFAERNKVTRTVHVPCARLDTLLPDLEPARDAKAILLKMDTQGHDAQVWSGASAVAARITAAQTELSVRPLYDGATDYRTMIALLERGGFVPNAVFANNKGHFPLLVEMDGLFIRADLAREGNVPIV
- a CDS encoding glycosyltransferase family 4 protein, producing MKISMIDPSLFTPRYDDGLCEALAARGNDVTLIGRPMRETDAIVPKRYRYEPRFFRIGERLRPVLGDGRAGQIAKAADYALDARLRRLGSLAGDVAHFQWLPLAMVDKILLDRLAGRTALVHTVHNARPFHGEDRSGVQGRGYEALLRQFDLLIVHGDQTRETLLKQGIDPADIALVPHPPMTLREATAEDLAAVPRGTVPRILFFGTIRPYKGLDLLVQACLDLWRDGLVFELAIAGKPFMPVEAFLQAIHGGGFSERLVTDLGFLTEHRLDAHLRAADILAFPYREIDSSGAFLSALRYGAAMVTSDAGMFGDLPDAVATRFPAGNAPALAVALRQLIVDARRRQEAGEAARAHGQVMTGWDVAAAQTQEAYQIARERFAARTGRSTAESAA
- a CDS encoding class I SAM-dependent methyltransferase, with the protein product MITMQRVRKAAGKHLSRAELAVRSAFGAARDRHCPACRRDVVGFFRYGDEAEWGCLDCGASPRERLMHHLLDEGVITLPAWSAVLHCAPGEASLIERFRAHAGDYVPADIDPSRYAVPGVQHLDLMAMTEESRYDRIYASHVMEHVPDDAVVLRNVLRALKPGGEAWLLVPLWDRPSEDGPPDLSGRERERRFGQWDHVRQYGRDFAERIRAAGFEVDLIDAASRPPEAVRREALADTLFRARRPA
- a CDS encoding glycosyltransferase is translated as MTPVDVILALVIVLCAVLLVWPFLIYPLILRMLPTKPVQQAGAAAPPTVSLLFCAYNEAASLPTKIENLRALKARHPGLQILAFDDGSGDGTGDLLGQAQDVLTLLRGPGRSGKAHGMKQLAAMATGEILVFTDANVLLDANAIDALLPYYADPQVGGVLGSLHYDGADRSASASVGALYWRLEEHLKDIESRTGNVMGADGSIFSIRRALYPDFPDSVLDDLTVSMAVVFAGRRLIKAKDVIAREAMVAQRADEYRRKVRIAARSWHTHRHLRPGLRRMRRLDRFKYGSRKIVRWFGGLWIGLAVVAALALAWRITPVAAVALVAAGLVLAMLGAMARRGPLAAIFDLLLAYMATLKGVLLAMRGQTFTLWTPAKSRD
- a CDS encoding exopolysaccharide biosynthesis polyprenyl glycosylphosphotransferase, translated to MAAKPAQSKEAARLRLYLLSIMLDMLVLGLAFALANLLVLGSLIGEPGKPHGLVMAAMIVPVYVLIAVHGGVYGIRMIGNRRASAAKAVWSLAQAVMLTLFIIYLGKIAEQLSRLTFMVGLALSGGGLIAVRPLIDRLAIWLVGTVPHITVLLVDGVEIETPRDAWRVDAQAIGFDPTARDAKMAERLADGVGGAERVVVACPAERIADWRIALTSLSAKGEILVPEMRQFVPAKVSAFADHPTLVVAGGPLLFRDRLLKRLFDLAVCVPAILALSPILIFGALAVKLSGPGPVFFRQQRLGRDARPFMILKFRTMHMALSDLKADKLTEKDDPRVTRIGAFLRRTSIDELPQLFNVLKGDMSIVGPRPHAPAAKAAQSLYWEVDERYWARHCIKPGMTGLAQVRGHRGPTDRHEDLINRLQSDLEYVTNWSIWRDLRIIVATLRVLAHDNAF
- a CDS encoding CDP-alcohol phosphatidyltransferase family protein, translating into MQHSPNRPAPAVNRIQNNLLAAPERRLLNWLCSIMPRWVTPDMLTTLGVVGGLATFVGYAGSSFGDQWLWLAMAGYVMQWFGDSLDGSLARYRHIERPSYGYFIDHSCDGIVTLLILGGMGFSPYVRVDVAMFAVVGYLLLSIHAYLAARVMGEFKLSYGIAGPTELRFVLIGMTIGMMLTDPTKAPAISPFDMIVGGVGVIFVVLFVSQTLVAGRQLSRSDNARRG
- the bioB gene encoding biotin synthase BioB codes for the protein MTQLSSAAAPVTTAPRTDWTREEIAALFDLPFMDLLYEAQGVHRANHPRNEVQLSTLLSIKTGGCPEDCGYCNQSVHAETGLKATKLMDVRAVLQSAAQAKDAGSGRFCMGAAWRNPKDRDMPALIEMVKGVREMGMETCMTLGMLTPGQAQMLAEAGLDYYNHNIDTAPEKYGEVITTRSFADRIETLEAVRSAGINVCCGGIVGMGETREDRIGFIHALATMPHPESVPINALVPVKGTVLGDMLADTPLAKIDEIEFVRTVAVARLAMPQAMVRLSAGRESMSEACQALCFMAGANSIFTGDKLLTTPNAGDDRDGALLAKLGIVAMQAASHGHLEEAAE